CAATACCGAGTACTGCCAGTTCACAGGTAATCTTAATATTACCTTCCCCCAGTTTAAGAGCAACCAGATATACGATCAGGACACGAATAATCTGCTCTAGTAGTTGAGTGGAAGCCGGTACGCCGGCTTTTTTTAGTCCGTAATAATATCCATTGGTACAGGAAGTAATAGCGCAGAAGGGAAATACAAGGGCTAATATCTTAAGGGAATCGCTGCTTCGCATTTCCAATAAAAAATGTCTCGCAATGAAATCGGCTTTCACATATACAAGTAAGGATAACACAATTGCCATTGAGACAGAAAGAACCAGACCGATTCGTAGAATTCTTGTAGCATTCTTTGGATTGCGTTTTGCCAGTTCGGCAGAAACTAATCTGGAAATCGAGGTTTGAATGCCGGTTGCATAGATTGTGAAGCATATGGTATATACCGGAAATATCAATTGATAGATACCAAGTAGTTCCGCATCCATGGCGTTAGATAAAAAAATACGATAAAAGAAACCAATAAAGCGGGTAATAAATCCAGCCATGGTTAGAATTATGGTTCCTTTTAGTATATTGATTCGATTCATTCGACTAATTTCTTGTACGGTTAACACCTTTTTGCTCATAGAGATTCCTTAAAAGCTTTTTATTCATATATATTTGCAGAGCGAAGAACTTATGTTACAGAGAAATGGAATTATTCTTACAGTTATCTACAAATAGTCTAATAAATAGAAAGAGGTATAGGAATTTTTTATGTAAAAAAACAATTGACAGGAAAAACAGATAGTGATATATTTAAATCCAAGTGAATTAATAGGAATTAATTTAATAGGAATTGAATTAATAGGAATTAAATTTGTAAGAATTAAGATAATAAATGTAAAAATATTTTATAGTAAAGAGCCTTATGATTGGTAAAGAATTCGAGGTGAATGTGGTATGAAATTATCTACAAAGGGAAGATATGGATTACGAGCAGCAGTAGATCTGGCTGTGCATGCTGATGAAGACACTGTAGCGTTAAGTCAGATTGCTGAGCGCCAGGGAATATCGATGAACTACCTGGAGCAATTAATAGCGAAGCTGAAAAAGGATGGAATCGTGAAAAGCGTTCGGGGCGCTCAGGGTGGATATATGCTGGCATTACCGGCTGAAGATATTTCAGTAGGTGATATTCTCAGAGCATTAGAAGGGGATTTGAATCCGGTGGATTGCTCCGAGATTGTTGGAGATAACAGCTGTCGTAACTCTGATTCCTGTGTAACAAAATATGTATGGAAGCGTATTAGTGATAGTATAAATGATGCAGTAGATGGAATAAAACTTTCCGAACTGGTGGCTGAAAGTAAAAGAGTTCAGGCCGAAGCAAGCACCACCGACACTAAAGCAAAGCAAACATGTGGTTTATAACATAGATAAGGAGATGACAACATGGAGAATAAAATATACCTAGATAATGCAGCAACGACGAAAACCAGGCCGGAGGTTGTGGAAGCAATGCTTCCTTACTTTACTGAATTATATGGGAATCCATCCAGTGTATATGAATTTGCAAACCAAAATAAAAAGGCTGTTGATGAAGCAAGAAAAATCATTGCAAATGCACTTGGAGCTGATATTTCAGAAATTTACTTTACAGCCGGTGGTTCAGAATCGGATAATTGGGCACTAAAGGCAGCGGTAGATGCATATGCAGACAAGGGAAATCATATCATAACTTCAAAAATTGAGCATCATGCAATCCTTCATACATGTGAATACTTGGAAAAGCATGGCGTAGAAGTGACCTATGTTGATGTAGATGAGAACGGAATTATTAAACTGGATCAATTAGAGAAGGCGATACGCCCCACTACAATACTAATATCCGTTATGTTTGCTAATAATGAGATTGGTACCATTCAACCGATTAAGGAAATCGGAGAAATTGCCAAAAAGCACAAGATTCCATTTCATACAGACGCCGTACAAGCATTTGGACATTTGGATATCAATGTGAATGATTTAGGTATTGATATGCTGAGTGCAAGTGCGCATAAGCTGAACGGCCCTAAGGGAATTGGTTTCCTTTATATCAGAAAGGGAATTAAAATCCGTTCACTGATTCATGGTGGTGGACAGGAACGACAAAGAAGAGCAGGAACGGAAAATGTACCAGGTATCGTAGGATTTGGTAAAGCGGTAGAATTAGCTATGGCAACAATGAAAGAACGGACGGAAAAAGAAATCAAACTACGCAATTTACTGATGAAACGAGTATTAGAGGAGGTTCCATTCGTTCGGGTAAATGGAGATAAGGTCAAGAGACTTCCGAATAATGTGAACTTTAGTTTTCAATTTATAGAAGGAGAATCCTTGCTAATCATGCTGGATATGAACAGGATATGTGCTTCCAGTGGATCCGCATGTACTTCCGGTTCCTTAGATCCTTCCCATGTATTATTAGCCATCGGACTCCCTCATGAGATCGCCCATGGATCCTTACGATTAACTCTGAGCGAGGAGAATACGGAGGAAGAGATTAATTATACAGTGGATAAGATTAAGGAGATTGTAGATAAACTTCGTAAAATGTCTCCGCTTTATGAGGATTTTATTAAAAAGAGATAGAAACTTAAGGATAAACGGTTGTAAAAAGAATGGAGGATTTACAATGTATACACAGAAAGTAATGGATCATTTTACTAACCCAAGAAATGTTGGTGAAATAGAAAATGCCAGTGGCGTTGGTACAGTTGGAAACGCAAAATGTGGAGATATCATGCGTATCTATTTAGATATAGATGACAATGGTATTATCAATGATGTGAAATTTAAAACCTTTGGTTGTGGCGCAGCAGTTGCTACCAGCAGTATGGCTACAGAGCTTGTGAAAGGTAAAAGTGTTAATGAGGCATTAAAGGTTACCAATAAAGCAGTAATGGAAGCACTTGATGGCTTGCCTCCGGTAAAGGTTCACTGCTCCTTATTAGCAGAAGAAGCGATTCATGCAGCACTCTGGGATTATGCTGAGAAGAAGGGAATACAGATAGAAGGATTAGAGAAGCCAAAGTCAGATATTCATGAAGGAGAAGAACAGATTGAATATTAACTAGACATGTAAGAAAGACAGATAACGGGTAATCATGCCTGGAGGTTAATATGGAAAAAGTAGTAGTAGGGATGTCTGGTGGAGTGGATTCCTCTGTAGCAGCATACCTTTTAAAAGAACAGGGATATGATGTAATCGGAGTTACCATGCAGATATGGCAGGATGAGGATGTCTGCAAGATGGAAGAAAACGGAGGCTGTTGTGGACTTTCAGCGGTTGAGGATGCCAGACGGGTTGCTTCTGTACTGGATATTCCGTATTATGTTATGAATTTCAAGCAGGAATTTCGAAGAGATGTTATCGATTATTTTGTATCGGAATATCTTCAGGCTAGAACGCCAAATCCTTGTATTGCCTGTAACCGCTATGTGAAATGGGAAGCATTATTAAAGAGATCCCTAGATATTGGAGCTTCCTATATTGCGACGGGTCATTACGCGAGCATCGCAAAGCTGCCAAATGGCAGATATGCCATTAAAAAATCAGTAACACAGGCTAAGGATCAGACCTATGCTTTATATAATCTGACGCAGTATCAACTCGCCCATACCTTAATGCCGGTAGGTGAGTACTCAAAGGACGAAATCAGAGCTATCGCAAATGAGTTAAAGCTGCCTGTGGCGAACAAGCCTGATAGTCAAGAGATTTGTTTTGTATCAGATAATAATTATGCCGAATTTATCTCAAATTATCTTTTAGAAAATGAGAAAACAGCAGATAATAAGAATACAGATTCAAAATTCGGTGCGAACCCCTCGGTAACCGGCTTTGAACCAGGTAATTATATTAATACTGCAGGAGAGATCATTGGAAGACATCGGGGCTTGGTTCACTATACGGTGGGTCAAAGAAAGGGCCTGGGTCTTGCTATGGGACAACCCGTATTCGTACTAGAGCTTCGACCTGAGACCAATGAGGTTGTAATCGGAAATTCAAACGAGGTATTTTCCGATAGCCTCAAAGCGAATCGTTTGAATTTTATGGCAATAGAAGATTTGGATGGAGAAATGGAAGTAGAAGCAAAGATACGGTACAGCCATAAGGGCGCACCTTGTAAGATTAAGAAGACCGCAGAGGATGAGCTTCTGTGTACCTTTGATGAGCCGCAACGAGCAATCACTCCAGGACAGGCGGTAGTATTCTATCAGGGAGATTATGTTGTCGGAGGCGGAACCATCATTCGATAAGCGGTATAAGAAAATAAGATAACTGAATCGAGGTATCAATGATATCATCAGGTTTCATGAGAGATAGAACAGGGTTTGTAAGCTGCAAGTGATCCTTATTGGATCACTTGCAGCTTACAAACCCTGAATTATTATGGAATTTATGAAAGTTTTTCGAAAACCGGCTTCCCTTCTACGAAGTTGGCGTAATATTGAAATCCTAACTCTTTCAGATAAGACGGAATGACGTGAAAATCATAACACAGATGCTCGGGCTTATGAGCATCGGAGCCAATGGTTATCAGTTCGCCACCCAACTCTTTGTAACGCTTCAACACATCAGGTATCGGGTGTGCATAATCCAGACCATACTTTAGTCCTGCTGTGTTAATCTCAATTCCTTTTCCATAAGAAATAATTGTTTTTAAAACCTCATCCAGCAGTTCAGCATAATCGGAGTAGGAATAGGATGCGCTTTTGCT
The nucleotide sequence above comes from Variimorphobacter saccharofermentans. Encoded proteins:
- a CDS encoding RrF2 family transcriptional regulator; this translates as MKLSTKGRYGLRAAVDLAVHADEDTVALSQIAERQGISMNYLEQLIAKLKKDGIVKSVRGAQGGYMLALPAEDISVGDILRALEGDLNPVDCSEIVGDNSCRNSDSCVTKYVWKRISDSINDAVDGIKLSELVAESKRVQAEASTTDTKAKQTCGL
- the nifS gene encoding cysteine desulfurase NifS, which gives rise to MENKIYLDNAATTKTRPEVVEAMLPYFTELYGNPSSVYEFANQNKKAVDEARKIIANALGADISEIYFTAGGSESDNWALKAAVDAYADKGNHIITSKIEHHAILHTCEYLEKHGVEVTYVDVDENGIIKLDQLEKAIRPTTILISVMFANNEIGTIQPIKEIGEIAKKHKIPFHTDAVQAFGHLDINVNDLGIDMLSASAHKLNGPKGIGFLYIRKGIKIRSLIHGGGQERQRRAGTENVPGIVGFGKAVELAMATMKERTEKEIKLRNLLMKRVLEEVPFVRVNGDKVKRLPNNVNFSFQFIEGESLLIMLDMNRICASSGSACTSGSLDPSHVLLAIGLPHEIAHGSLRLTLSEENTEEEINYTVDKIKEIVDKLRKMSPLYEDFIKKR
- the nifU gene encoding Fe-S cluster assembly scaffold protein NifU, which gives rise to MYTQKVMDHFTNPRNVGEIENASGVGTVGNAKCGDIMRIYLDIDDNGIINDVKFKTFGCGAAVATSSMATELVKGKSVNEALKVTNKAVMEALDGLPPVKVHCSLLAEEAIHAALWDYAEKKGIQIEGLEKPKSDIHEGEEQIEY
- the mnmA gene encoding tRNA 2-thiouridine(34) synthase MnmA → MEKVVVGMSGGVDSSVAAYLLKEQGYDVIGVTMQIWQDEDVCKMEENGGCCGLSAVEDARRVASVLDIPYYVMNFKQEFRRDVIDYFVSEYLQARTPNPCIACNRYVKWEALLKRSLDIGASYIATGHYASIAKLPNGRYAIKKSVTQAKDQTYALYNLTQYQLAHTLMPVGEYSKDEIRAIANELKLPVANKPDSQEICFVSDNNYAEFISNYLLENEKTADNKNTDSKFGANPSVTGFEPGNYINTAGEIIGRHRGLVHYTVGQRKGLGLAMGQPVFVLELRPETNEVVIGNSNEVFSDSLKANRLNFMAIEDLDGEMEVEAKIRYSHKGAPCKIKKTAEDELLCTFDEPQRAITPGQAVVFYQGDYVVGGGTIIR